A genome region from Microbacterium terricola includes the following:
- a CDS encoding HNH endonuclease signature motif containing protein, whose amino-acid sequence MEDAGSSLPEEDDSFSEEAWDAAAALAPDALDLVTEVADMMSVFAAEQLVRLDSLRREMLADAVQPGEPVTQVKERSIRLELAAALRITEHAAGDLISIADALVHRYPMVLASLGRAGMTLRHAEVLVELLDPVEPELRDGLVDAAVRLAESRPVGSFRRELRRRVDLTRAQTLAERHAEALLHRRVVVTPADDGMAWLNVLMPAVEAHAIHHRITGMGTALSAAEGEERTLDQIRADVVCDLLVDGVVPSQPTAVRGIRATVAVTVPVLALLSGDIADGVPVVEGVGPIPIERARELCGGAAGWMRVLTHPETGVVLSVGRRRYRPPPELRRLQRWLAGRCLAPGCGVPASRCEIDHQLAWEHGGVTAAWNLAPLCTGHHHVKHHGNWLVRQIESGVIEWTSPMGRVYLVEPERRLPVFRPDTAAAPF is encoded by the coding sequence ATGGAAGACGCCGGCAGCTCCCTCCCCGAGGAGGACGACTCCTTCTCCGAGGAGGCGTGGGATGCTGCCGCCGCCCTGGCACCGGACGCGCTCGACCTCGTGACCGAGGTGGCCGACATGATGTCGGTGTTCGCCGCGGAGCAGCTGGTCCGGCTCGACAGCCTCCGGCGTGAGATGCTCGCCGACGCCGTCCAGCCCGGCGAGCCGGTCACCCAGGTCAAGGAGCGGTCGATCCGCCTCGAGCTTGCCGCGGCGCTGCGGATCACCGAGCATGCGGCAGGCGACCTGATCTCGATTGCCGACGCACTCGTGCACCGGTACCCCATGGTCCTCGCCTCGCTGGGCCGGGCAGGAATGACGCTGCGGCATGCCGAGGTCCTGGTCGAGCTGCTCGATCCGGTCGAGCCGGAGCTGCGCGACGGACTTGTCGACGCCGCCGTGCGGTTGGCGGAGTCCCGGCCCGTGGGGTCGTTCCGGCGAGAGCTGCGCAGGCGCGTCGATCTGACGCGGGCGCAGACCCTCGCGGAGCGGCATGCCGAGGCGCTCCTTCACCGGCGGGTCGTCGTCACGCCGGCCGACGACGGCATGGCGTGGCTGAACGTGCTGATGCCCGCCGTCGAAGCGCACGCGATCCACCACCGCATCACCGGCATGGGCACGGCCTTGTCTGCTGCGGAGGGCGAAGAGCGCACCCTCGATCAGATCCGTGCGGATGTCGTCTGCGATCTGCTCGTGGACGGCGTCGTCCCCTCGCAGCCGACCGCAGTGCGGGGCATCCGGGCGACGGTCGCCGTGACCGTGCCGGTGCTGGCGCTGCTGTCCGGCGACATCGCCGACGGCGTGCCGGTGGTGGAAGGCGTCGGTCCGATCCCGATCGAGCGCGCGCGAGAGCTCTGCGGAGGCGCGGCGGGATGGATGCGGGTGCTCACGCACCCCGAGACCGGCGTCGTCCTCTCCGTCGGGCGAAGACGCTACCGTCCGCCGCCCGAGCTGCGGCGGCTGCAGCGCTGGCTCGCCGGCAGATGCCTCGCCCCCGGCTGCGGAGTCCCCGCGTCACGGTGCGAGATCGATCATCAGCTCGCGTGGGAGCACGGCGGTGTCACCGCAGCCTGGAACCTGGCTCCACTCTGCACCGGCCACCACCACGTCAAACACCACGGCAACTGGCTCGTGCGCCAGATCGAGAGCGGCGTCATCGAGTGGACCTCGCCGATGGGCCGCGTCTACCTCGTCGAACCAGAACGCCGACTGCCGGTGTTCCGTCCCGACACCGCGGCTGCGCCGTTCTGA
- the dapC gene encoding succinyldiaminopimelate transaminase, translating into MGVSDLADYPWDAVAPYAERARAHPDGIVDLSIGSPVDPTPELIRTALAASTDAHSYPQTMGTPDLRGAIAQWFARRRGVAGLTPEHVLPTVGSKELVALLPLLLGLGPGDVVVHPRAAYPTYEVGARLVGATPLASDDPAEWPESTRLVWLNSPGNPDGRVWDADALRVAVARARELGAVLAGDECYAELGWESPWDTEPIPSVLDPRVTGGSPDGVLSVYSLSKQSNLAGYRAAFFAGDPSVVARLLTARKHLGLMLPGPVQAAMTVALHDDEHVAAQRERYRARRAALKPAVEAAGFRIDRSEAGLYLWATEGKDAWASLDRLADLGILAGPGHFYGAHFREHIRLSLTASDERIAAAVARLRGL; encoded by the coding sequence ATGGGAGTCTCGGACCTCGCCGACTACCCCTGGGACGCCGTCGCGCCGTACGCGGAGCGCGCCCGCGCCCATCCGGACGGCATCGTCGACCTGTCGATCGGGTCGCCGGTCGATCCGACGCCCGAGCTCATCCGGACGGCCCTCGCGGCATCGACAGACGCCCACTCGTACCCGCAGACGATGGGCACGCCCGATCTCCGCGGCGCGATCGCGCAGTGGTTCGCCCGCCGCCGCGGCGTGGCCGGGCTGACCCCCGAGCACGTCCTGCCGACGGTCGGCTCGAAGGAGCTCGTCGCGCTGCTGCCGCTGCTGCTCGGCCTGGGTCCCGGCGACGTCGTCGTGCATCCGCGCGCCGCGTACCCGACCTACGAGGTCGGCGCACGCCTGGTCGGAGCGACGCCGCTCGCCTCGGACGACCCCGCCGAGTGGCCGGAGAGCACGCGGCTGGTCTGGCTGAACTCGCCCGGCAACCCGGACGGCAGGGTATGGGATGCTGACGCCCTCCGCGTCGCGGTGGCCCGTGCGCGCGAGCTCGGCGCCGTGCTCGCCGGCGACGAGTGCTACGCCGAGCTCGGCTGGGAGTCGCCGTGGGACACCGAGCCGATCCCGTCGGTGCTCGACCCGCGCGTCACGGGCGGCTCGCCCGACGGCGTGCTGTCGGTGTACTCGCTGAGCAAGCAGTCGAACCTGGCCGGCTACCGCGCCGCGTTCTTCGCCGGCGACCCGTCGGTCGTCGCCCGGCTGCTGACGGCGCGAAAGCACCTCGGGCTGATGCTGCCGGGGCCGGTCCAGGCGGCCATGACGGTCGCCCTGCACGACGACGAGCACGTCGCCGCGCAGCGCGAGCGGTACCGGGCGCGCCGCGCCGCGCTCAAGCCCGCGGTGGAAGCCGCCGGGTTCCGGATCGATCGGAGCGAGGCCGGCCTGTACCTGTGGGCCACCGAGGGCAAGGACGCCTGGGCGAGCCTCGATCGCCTCGCCGACCTCGGCATCCTGGCCGGACCCGGTCACTTCTACGGCGCCCACTTCCGGGAGCACATCCGCCTCTCCCTCACGGCCTCCGACGAGCGCATCGCGGCCGCGGTCGCGCGTCTGCGCGGGCTCTGA
- a CDS encoding Mrp/NBP35 family ATP-binding protein, whose protein sequence is MSETADAVQRAVGAVVDPELRRPIADLDMVRTVDVDGDVAKVAIVLTIVGCPAAERISAEVRAAAASVPGIAEVDLEVGVMSPAERRALTEKLRDGRPARQMAFGPDSLTRVIAVTSGKGGVGKSTVTANLAVALARRGLSVGLVDADVHGFSIPGLMGLVDAAGGVPQPTRIDDLMLPPVAHGVKVISIGMFLRRGDADGPLGAVAWRGPMLHRTVQQFLTDVFFGDLDVLLLDMPPGTGDIAISVGQLLPHAEVLVVTTPQAAASDVAVRSGLVARQTGQRVIGVVENMAAMTLPDGTTLDLFGTGGGQAVADALATAEQTVEVLASVPLSPALRAAGDAGMPVVLSSPTDAAARAIEKLATALVGRGRGLAGRSLPLRPS, encoded by the coding sequence GTGAGCGAGACCGCTGACGCCGTACAGCGGGCCGTCGGCGCGGTCGTCGATCCCGAGCTGCGGCGCCCGATCGCCGATCTCGACATGGTGCGCACGGTGGACGTCGACGGCGACGTCGCCAAGGTCGCGATCGTGCTCACGATCGTCGGCTGCCCCGCGGCCGAGCGGATCTCCGCCGAGGTGCGCGCGGCCGCGGCATCCGTCCCCGGCATCGCGGAGGTCGACCTCGAGGTCGGCGTCATGTCGCCGGCCGAGCGCCGCGCCCTCACCGAGAAGCTGCGCGATGGGCGACCGGCGCGCCAGATGGCGTTCGGCCCAGACTCGCTGACCCGCGTGATCGCCGTCACGAGCGGCAAGGGCGGCGTGGGCAAGTCGACCGTCACCGCCAATCTCGCGGTGGCACTGGCGCGACGGGGACTGTCGGTCGGCCTCGTCGACGCCGACGTCCACGGCTTCTCGATCCCCGGGCTCATGGGCCTCGTGGATGCGGCCGGCGGCGTCCCGCAACCCACCCGCATCGACGACCTCATGCTGCCGCCGGTCGCGCACGGCGTGAAGGTCATCTCGATCGGCATGTTCCTGCGCCGCGGTGACGCCGACGGACCGCTCGGCGCGGTCGCCTGGCGCGGGCCGATGCTGCACCGCACCGTGCAGCAGTTCCTCACCGACGTGTTCTTCGGCGACCTGGATGTGCTGCTGCTCGACATGCCGCCCGGCACCGGCGACATCGCGATCTCGGTGGGGCAGCTGCTCCCCCACGCCGAGGTGCTCGTCGTGACCACGCCGCAGGCCGCGGCGTCCGACGTGGCGGTGCGCAGCGGGCTCGTGGCGCGGCAGACCGGTCAGCGCGTCATCGGGGTCGTGGAGAACATGGCCGCGATGACCCTGCCGGACGGCACCACGCTCGATCTGTTCGGAACCGGGGGCGGTCAGGCGGTGGCCGACGCCCTCGCCACGGCTGAGCAGACGGTCGAGGTGCTGGCTTCGGTGCCGCTGAGCCCGGCCCTCCGCGCGGCGGGGGACGCCGGGATGCCGGTGGTGCTCTCATCGCCGACGGATGCTGCCGCCCGCGCCATCGAAAAGCTCGCGACCGCGCTCGTCGGCCGCGGACGCGGCCTCGCGGGTCGCTCGCTGCCACTGCGGCCGAGCTGA
- a CDS encoding AzlD domain-containing protein, protein MTLWTAIWTAAIICVGLKTLGYLVPPRWLDAPRPSRIADLLTVALLAALVAVQTLGVGQQIVVDARIPAVLVAAGLLMLRAPFLVVVAAAALVAALLRLWGWAA, encoded by the coding sequence GTGACCCTCTGGACCGCGATCTGGACGGCCGCGATCATCTGCGTCGGGCTGAAGACGCTCGGCTACCTCGTGCCGCCGCGCTGGCTCGATGCGCCGCGGCCATCCCGCATCGCCGACCTGCTGACGGTCGCGCTGCTGGCCGCGCTCGTGGCCGTGCAGACCCTCGGAGTGGGCCAGCAGATCGTCGTGGACGCCCGCATCCCGGCCGTCCTGGTCGCCGCGGGGCTCCTGATGCTCCGCGCGCCGTTCCTCGTCGTGGTCGCAGCCGCCGCCCTGGTGGCCGCACTGCTCCGCCTCTGGGGATGGGCCGCCTGA
- the fdxA gene encoding ferredoxin: MTYVIALPCVDVKDRACIDECPVDCIYEGDRSLYIHPDECVDCGACEPVCPVEAIYYEDDLPDEWQDYYKANVEFFDEVGSPGGAAKVGVIHKDHPIIEALPPQAP, from the coding sequence GTGACGTATGTGATCGCTCTTCCGTGCGTCGATGTGAAGGACCGCGCCTGCATCGACGAGTGCCCTGTCGACTGCATCTACGAGGGCGACCGGTCGCTGTACATCCACCCCGACGAATGCGTCGACTGCGGCGCCTGCGAGCCCGTCTGCCCCGTCGAGGCGATCTACTACGAGGACGACCTGCCCGACGAGTGGCAGGACTACTACAAGGCCAACGTCGAGTTCTTCGACGAGGTCGGCTCGCCCGGTGGAGCGGCGAAGGTCGGCGTGATCCACAAGGACCACCCGATCATCGAGGCGCTGCCGCCGCAGGCCCCCTGA
- a CDS encoding Sec-independent protein translocase TatB: MFNGITIEKLLLLGVIAALIIGPERLPRYAEGLARLTQRARDFLTSTKTRVKEEMGEDFDDVDWRSLDPRQYDPRRIIRQALLDDAPVPAATAAAVKPSAEMAPAPAPTPFRPGGETPFDNEAT, from the coding sequence ATGTTCAACGGCATCACGATCGAGAAGCTGCTGCTGCTCGGCGTGATCGCCGCGCTGATCATCGGGCCGGAGCGGTTGCCGCGCTACGCGGAGGGCCTCGCGCGTCTCACGCAGCGCGCCCGCGACTTCCTCACCTCCACCAAGACGCGGGTGAAGGAGGAGATGGGCGAGGACTTCGACGACGTCGACTGGCGCAGCCTCGATCCCCGTCAGTACGACCCGCGCCGGATCATCCGCCAGGCCCTGCTCGACGACGCGCCCGTGCCGGCTGCGACCGCCGCCGCCGTGAAGCCGTCAGCCGAGATGGCGCCCGCACCGGCGCCCACGCCGTTCCGGCCGGGCGGCGAGACCCCCTTCGACAACGAGGCCACCTAG
- the dapD gene encoding 2,3,4,5-tetrahydropyridine-2,6-dicarboxylate N-succinyltransferase — protein MSDARWIWGAGLATTAGDGTVLDTWYPSPEGGRIAADPTAQLGPLAGLEGPDPRRNVTIETLVVEIDLDEAPASTPDAYLRLHALSHLLVRPGEVNLDGVFAHLPNVAWTNAGPVLPADLDRLRPQLLRAGIHVTGLDKFPRLLDYVTPAGVRIADAARVRLGAHLSPGTTVMHEGFVNFNAGTLGQSMVEGRISQGVVVGDGSDIGGGASIMGTLSGGGQHRVSIGARTLLGANAGIGISLGDDCVVEAGLYVTAGSKIVLADQPARADGSRPVAKGAELSGQDGLLFRRNSLTGAVEAVRRAGVGVTLNEALHA, from the coding sequence ATGAGCGATGCGCGATGGATCTGGGGTGCCGGGCTTGCGACCACGGCGGGCGACGGCACGGTGCTCGACACCTGGTACCCGTCGCCGGAGGGCGGCCGCATCGCCGCAGACCCCACCGCCCAGCTCGGGCCGCTCGCCGGCCTGGAGGGGCCCGATCCTCGGCGCAACGTGACCATCGAGACGCTCGTCGTCGAGATCGACCTCGACGAGGCGCCCGCGTCGACGCCCGACGCGTACCTCCGCCTGCACGCCCTCTCGCACCTGCTCGTGCGACCGGGCGAGGTGAACCTCGACGGCGTCTTCGCGCACCTGCCGAACGTGGCGTGGACCAACGCCGGCCCTGTCCTCCCCGCCGACCTCGACCGGCTCCGCCCCCAACTCCTGCGCGCAGGCATCCATGTCACCGGGCTCGACAAGTTCCCCCGCCTGCTCGATTACGTGACGCCCGCGGGCGTCAGGATCGCGGATGCTGCGCGCGTGCGCCTCGGTGCGCACCTCTCCCCCGGCACCACCGTCATGCACGAGGGCTTCGTCAACTTCAACGCGGGCACGCTCGGCCAGAGCATGGTCGAGGGGCGCATCTCGCAGGGCGTCGTGGTCGGCGACGGCAGCGACATCGGCGGCGGCGCGTCGATCATGGGCACCCTCTCGGGCGGCGGTCAGCACCGCGTGTCGATCGGCGCGCGCACCCTGCTCGGCGCGAACGCCGGCATCGGCATCTCCCTCGGCGACGACTGCGTCGTCGAGGCGGGCCTGTACGTCACCGCCGGCTCGAAGATCGTCCTCGCCGACCAGCCCGCGCGCGCCGACGGCTCGCGCCCGGTGGCGAAGGGGGCGGAGCTCTCCGGGCAGGACGGCCTGCTGTTCCGCCGCAACTCGCTCACCGGAGCCGTCGAAGCGGTCCGTCGCGCGGGCGTCGGCGTGACGCTCAACGAGGCCCTGCACGCCTGA
- a CDS encoding DUF3117 domain-containing protein, whose protein sequence is MAAMKPRTGDGPMEAVKEGRLIIVRVPLEGGGRLVVSVNDAEAKELYDVLGGVVNVA, encoded by the coding sequence ATGGCAGCCATGAAGCCGAGAACCGGAGACGGGCCGATGGAGGCCGTGAAGGAGGGTCGTCTCATCATCGTGCGCGTGCCGCTCGAGGGTGGCGGGCGACTCGTCGTCTCCGTGAACGACGCCGAGGCCAAGGAGCTCTACGATGTGCTGGGCGGGGTCGTCAACGTCGCCTGA
- the ddaH gene encoding dimethylargininase, giving the protein MPRLLVRRPSPQLADGELTHLDRVPVDHDLALAQWEAYVAAFRTRGWEIVEVEPADEHPDGVFVEDAVVVFGALAVLGRAGAVSRRGESDSIRAAILRTGLEVAAIEAPGTLDGGDVLKVGRSVYVGASTRTNSVGIAQLRALLAPRGWNVVEVPVTKVLHLKSGVTALPDGTVVGFEPLIDDPSIFPAFSAVPEEHGTAVVVLDEGTVLMSADAPATAAAWRARGLEVVTTPVSEFEKLEGCVTCLSVRLRD; this is encoded by the coding sequence ATGCCGCGGCTGCTCGTCCGTCGGCCGTCGCCTCAGCTGGCTGACGGCGAGCTGACGCACCTCGACCGCGTGCCGGTCGACCACGACCTCGCCCTGGCGCAGTGGGAGGCGTACGTGGCGGCCTTCCGCACCCGCGGCTGGGAGATCGTCGAGGTCGAGCCGGCCGACGAGCATCCGGACGGCGTGTTCGTCGAGGACGCGGTCGTCGTGTTCGGCGCGCTGGCGGTGCTGGGCCGCGCCGGCGCGGTGTCGCGCAGGGGCGAGAGCGACAGCATCCGCGCCGCGATCCTCCGCACCGGTCTCGAGGTGGCCGCGATCGAGGCGCCGGGAACGCTCGACGGCGGCGACGTGCTGAAGGTCGGGCGGTCCGTCTACGTGGGTGCGTCGACGCGCACGAACAGCGTGGGCATCGCGCAGCTGCGCGCCCTGCTGGCGCCCAGGGGATGGAACGTCGTGGAGGTTCCGGTGACCAAGGTCCTCCACCTGAAATCGGGCGTCACCGCGCTGCCCGACGGCACGGTCGTCGGGTTCGAGCCGCTCATCGACGACCCGTCGATCTTCCCGGCGTTCTCCGCCGTCCCCGAGGAGCACGGCACGGCAGTCGTCGTGCTCGACGAGGGCACCGTTCTCATGTCTGCTGACGCGCCGGCCACGGCGGCGGCGTGGCGGGCGCGCGGCCTCGAGGTCGTCACCACGCCCGTGAGCGAGTTCGAGAAGCTCGAGGGGTGCGTCACCTGCCTGTCGGTGCGGCTCCGCGACTGA
- a CDS encoding O-methyltransferase, producing MGDYDANNRFAAEATSEPDHIARARAFAYELGATPISAPVGAQCALIAAASQALNIVEIGTGAGVSGLWLLHGSPRATLTTIDSEPEHLGAARQAFAEAKIPPARARFITGRAAEVLPRMNEASYDIVLIDADPEGVIEYVEHGLRLVRAGGTVLVPRVLAGGAVADPVRRDAITVAYRSLIQETQSSPAVIGALSIVGEGLLQLTTLPRD from the coding sequence ATGGGCGACTACGACGCGAACAACCGCTTCGCCGCGGAGGCGACGAGCGAGCCGGACCACATCGCGCGGGCCCGCGCGTTCGCGTACGAGCTCGGGGCGACGCCGATCAGCGCACCCGTCGGCGCGCAGTGCGCGCTCATCGCGGCGGCGTCGCAGGCGCTGAACATCGTGGAGATCGGCACGGGCGCCGGCGTGAGCGGACTGTGGCTGCTGCACGGCTCGCCGCGTGCCACGCTCACGACGATCGACAGCGAGCCCGAGCACCTGGGCGCTGCCCGTCAGGCGTTCGCCGAGGCGAAGATCCCGCCCGCCCGCGCCCGGTTCATCACCGGCCGCGCCGCGGAGGTCCTCCCCCGTATGAACGAAGCCTCATATGACATCGTCCTGATCGACGCCGACCCCGAGGGGGTCATCGAGTACGTCGAGCACGGGCTGCGCCTCGTGCGCGCGGGCGGCACCGTCCTCGTGCCCCGCGTGCTCGCCGGCGGCGCCGTCGCCGACCCGGTGCGCCGTGACGCGATCACCGTCGCGTACCGCTCCCTGATCCAGGAGACGCAGTCCTCGCCTGCCGTCATCGGCGCTCTCTCGATCGTCGGCGAAGGTCTGCTCCAGCTCACCACGCTGCCCCGCGACTGA
- a CDS encoding DUF6113 family protein yields MRSVVVARVVTWLIALIVGAVYGLAGTVAHAFELGWFPLGLVLAIIGSGALLVAVRLLTLDRWAALATGLGMMLTTLIVSGKGPGGSVIVPESILGMVWTLAVPLLVAIVVAWPDHRAAPAADVTPSTSELD; encoded by the coding sequence ATGCGCAGCGTCGTCGTCGCCCGGGTCGTGACCTGGCTCATCGCCCTGATCGTCGGCGCCGTGTACGGCCTGGCCGGCACGGTCGCCCACGCGTTCGAGCTGGGCTGGTTCCCGCTCGGCCTCGTGCTGGCGATCATCGGATCGGGCGCACTCCTCGTCGCGGTGCGTCTGCTGACGCTCGATCGCTGGGCGGCGCTGGCCACAGGGCTCGGGATGATGCTCACCACCCTCATCGTGTCGGGCAAGGGTCCGGGGGGCTCGGTGATCGTCCCGGAGAGCATCCTCGGGATGGTCTGGACGCTCGCGGTGCCGCTGCTCGTGGCGATCGTGGTCGCCTGGCCGGATCACCGGGCGGCACCTGCGGCGGACGTCACCCCCTCGACGAGCGAACTAGACTGA
- a CDS encoding citrate synthase produces the protein MSDAGTENDKAILSIGDKTAELPVLHGTDGASSIDISTLTRQTGLTTIDYGFVNTSATKSAITYIDGDQGILRYRGYPIEELAKNSTYLEVAWLLLYGELPTADELGEFDEKIRRHTLLHEDLKRFFSSLPHTAHPMSVLSSATAALSTYYEHQSDPANPEHVELNTIRMLAKLPVIAAYAHKKSIGQAFLYPDNSLSFVDNFLKLNFGVLSEVYEIDPVMSRALERLLILHEDHEQNASTSTVRLVGSTGANQFSSISAGINALYGPLHGGANEAVLAMLARIRDSGESVQRFVERVKNKEDGVKLMGFGHRVYKNYDPRAKLVKESADEVLEALGVSDPLLDLAKQLEEIALEDDYFKERRLYPNVDFYTGVIYKAMGFPTRMFTVLFAIGRLPGWLAHWREMQQDPQTKIGRPQQLYIGAPHRAYPGAE, from the coding sequence GTGAGCGACGCGGGCACCGAGAACGACAAGGCCATCCTCTCGATCGGCGACAAGACGGCCGAACTGCCTGTGCTGCACGGCACGGATGGCGCGTCGAGCATCGACATCTCGACGCTCACCCGCCAGACCGGGCTCACCACGATCGACTACGGCTTCGTGAACACCTCGGCCACCAAGTCGGCCATCACCTACATCGACGGCGACCAGGGCATCCTGCGCTACCGCGGATACCCGATCGAGGAGCTGGCGAAGAACAGCACCTACCTCGAGGTGGCCTGGCTGCTGCTCTACGGCGAGCTGCCGACCGCCGATGAGCTCGGCGAGTTCGACGAGAAGATCCGCCGTCACACGCTGCTGCACGAAGACCTCAAGCGCTTCTTCTCGTCGCTGCCGCACACGGCGCACCCCATGTCGGTGCTGTCGTCGGCCACCGCGGCCCTCTCGACGTACTACGAGCACCAGTCCGACCCGGCCAACCCCGAGCACGTCGAGCTGAACACGATCAGGATGCTGGCGAAGCTCCCCGTGATCGCCGCCTACGCGCACAAGAAGAGCATCGGCCAGGCGTTCCTGTACCCCGACAACTCGCTGAGCTTCGTCGACAACTTCCTCAAGCTCAACTTCGGCGTGCTGAGCGAGGTCTACGAGATCGACCCCGTCATGTCGCGGGCGCTCGAGCGCCTGCTCATCCTCCATGAGGACCACGAGCAGAACGCCTCCACCTCCACGGTGCGCCTCGTCGGCTCCACCGGCGCGAACCAGTTCTCCTCGATCTCGGCCGGCATCAACGCGCTCTACGGCCCGCTGCACGGCGGGGCCAACGAGGCGGTGCTGGCGATGCTCGCCCGCATCCGCGACTCGGGCGAGTCCGTGCAGCGCTTCGTGGAGCGGGTCAAGAACAAGGAAGACGGCGTGAAGCTGATGGGCTTCGGGCACCGCGTCTACAAGAACTACGATCCGCGCGCCAAGCTCGTCAAGGAGTCCGCCGACGAGGTGCTCGAGGCCCTCGGGGTGAGCGACCCGCTGCTCGACCTCGCCAAGCAGCTCGAGGAGATCGCGCTGGAGGACGACTACTTCAAGGAGCGTCGTCTCTACCCGAACGTCGACTTCTACACCGGGGTCATCTACAAGGCGATGGGCTTCCCGACGCGGATGTTCACCGTGCTGTTCGCGATCGGCCGGCTCCCCGGCTGGCTCGCCCACTGGCGCGAGATGCAGCAGGACCCGCAGACCAAGATCGGCCGCCCGCAGCAGCTGTACATCGGCGCGCCACACCGCGCGTACCCGGGCGCGGAGTAG
- a CDS encoding SHOCT domain-containing protein, whose protein sequence is MNVAFGAFGVIFAIAAAVVLSGFVFVIVMMVRNAKKVRDAGHDPFTLNAELTNRVLASEVLAPAAPPQTLEQRLAEVDGLQARGVISAEEHAQARAEILKG, encoded by the coding sequence ATGAATGTTGCCTTCGGGGCGTTCGGCGTGATCTTCGCGATCGCCGCGGCCGTGGTGCTGTCGGGCTTCGTGTTCGTGATCGTGATGATGGTCAGGAACGCCAAGAAGGTGCGAGATGCCGGCCATGACCCGTTCACCCTCAACGCGGAGCTGACGAACCGAGTGCTCGCGAGCGAGGTGCTCGCGCCGGCCGCACCGCCGCAGACGCTCGAGCAGCGCCTGGCCGAGGTCGACGGCCTGCAGGCACGCGGGGTCATCAGCGCGGAGGAGCACGCGCAGGCGCGGGCCGAGATCCTCAAAGGCTGA
- the dapE gene encoding succinyl-diaminopimelate desuccinylase: MPALDLTATSVDLTRTICDIPSVSDDETPLADAIFAAVSAYPHLEVLREGDTIVARTRLGRDRRVAIAGHIDTVPINGNVPTRDIDIDGQPYLWGRGTVDMKAGVAVQLKLAAELVAPRIDITWLWYDHEEVDSARNGLTRLAATRPEVFAADFAILGEPSNGEVEGGCNGTLRAFVRTRGVRAHSARSWIGENAIHKAAPILARLAEYRPRDVVVEGLEYREGLNAVAIHGGIAGNVIPDACEVEVNYRFAPSRDAAEAMQHVRDVFEGFEVEVVDVAEGARPGLDAPLAREFVAAVGATPQPKYGWTDVARFSAMGVPAVNYGPGDPHLAHHDEERVPLAQIEAVEHGLRAWLS; this comes from the coding sequence ATGCCGGCGCTCGACCTGACTGCGACATCCGTCGACCTCACCCGCACCATCTGCGACATCCCGAGCGTCTCCGACGACGAGACCCCGCTCGCCGATGCGATCTTCGCCGCGGTGTCGGCGTACCCGCATCTGGAGGTGCTGCGTGAGGGCGACACGATCGTGGCGCGCACCCGCCTCGGCCGCGATCGGCGGGTCGCGATCGCCGGGCACATCGACACCGTGCCCATCAACGGCAACGTGCCCACCCGCGACATCGACATCGACGGCCAGCCGTACCTCTGGGGCCGAGGCACCGTCGACATGAAGGCGGGCGTCGCCGTGCAGCTCAAGCTCGCCGCCGAGCTCGTCGCGCCCCGCATCGACATCACCTGGCTCTGGTACGACCACGAAGAGGTCGACTCCGCGCGCAACGGGCTCACCCGTCTCGCTGCCACTCGGCCCGAGGTCTTCGCCGCGGACTTCGCGATCCTCGGCGAGCCGTCCAACGGCGAGGTCGAGGGCGGCTGCAACGGCACGCTCCGCGCGTTCGTGCGGACGCGCGGCGTGCGGGCGCACAGTGCGCGCTCGTGGATCGGAGAGAACGCGATCCACAAGGCCGCGCCCATCCTCGCGCGCCTGGCCGAGTACCGGCCGCGCGATGTCGTCGTCGAGGGCCTCGAGTACCGCGAGGGACTCAACGCGGTCGCCATCCACGGCGGCATCGCCGGCAACGTCATCCCCGACGCGTGCGAGGTCGAGGTCAACTACCGCTTCGCCCCGAGCCGCGACGCGGCCGAGGCCATGCAGCACGTGCGGGATGTGTTCGAGGGCTTCGAGGTCGAGGTGGTCGATGTGGCCGAGGGTGCGCGCCCCGGCCTCGACGCACCGCTCGCGCGGGAGTTCGTCGCCGCCGTGGGGGCCACGCCGCAGCCCAAGTACGGCTGGACCGACGTCGCGCGGTTCTCGGCGATGGGCGTGCCCGCCGTCAACTACGGACCGGGCGACCCCCACTTGGCCCACCACGACGAGGAGCGGGTTCCGCTCGCCCAGATCGAGGCGGTCGAGCACGGGCTCAGGGCGTGGCTCAGCTGA